The segment CGGATTGGCGGGATGTGGCGATCGCGGCTTTCTTACCCCTCCTCCGCAAATCCTCGGAGCCTCCCTCAACAGCCTAGCTGCCGATCGAGAACCCCGTTTTTCCTACGATGGTCGCTACTTAGTATTTAGCTCTAATCGGCAAGCTAACAGAGGTATATTTTTATACGATGTCACCTCACATCGCCTGATCGATCTTCCAGGACTCAACCAGTCTGGTATCCTTCAAGACCAGCCAGACATTAGCGCCGACGGTCGCTACATAGTTTACATATCAGAAGAGCGGGGCAAGCCGGACGTATTTGTTTATGACCGCCAGACGCAACAATCTGAAATTATCTCTGGCAATATTTTGAGCGAAGTCCGCCATCCCACCATCAGCGGTAACGGTCGCTTTGTTGCCTTTGAATCCAACCGTTCCGGGCAGTGGGATATTGAAATTTACGATCGCGGCAGCGTTGAAGTATCCTTACCCAACGGGCAGTCATCACCGATTAAGCGTCCTGGGAAATCCCAACCCTCGCCCGCTTCTAATTCACCAGTTCCGCCTCCGCCAGCTAAACCTTAAAAAAGCGCTACATATTATCAACACTCTCCGGTCTAGAGCCTATCCTAGAAACGGAATTAAGCGCGTTTACAAAAAATAAAAAGGCGATCGCGCTTCGTACAAAAATTTGCGATCGCTCCAAGACGTAAACGCTACAGTTGAAAAACATCTCAGTTAATCAATCTGCTTCTTAAAGTAGTGCTGCTTATGACTACTGCTGCTTCGGCTTCCTCACAGACCGACAACTTCTGGAGCTTTGACTTTACCGCTCCTCAACCCACACAGGATAGCGATATACTCAGGCAACTCAACTTCATACCTGGGTTAAAAGAACTCCTGATGCTGCGTCAAGTTCATGCTTTAGAACACGCAACCGTTTGGGTTCTCGGCGATACATCTAGACCACTTAACTTCAGAACTACTGGCAATCGCACGGCTAGCGACAATGACTTGCTCGGCGGCTTATCAACCGACCAAGGATTTTATCTCTACGGCCAAGTTAACCCAATCGACTTGCAACGCGCAGTTCGCATCGCCCTAAACCGCATTACCAGCGGCGAGTGGAACCTAGCCGTGCATCCTCGCTGCGGAACTAACTTGTCAGTCGGGATGCTAGTCACCGCAGGACTAGCCTTGAGCGCCCATCTCATACTGCCTCGCGGCCCCATAGAGCAAATCATCGGTTTGGGTATTGCTGCGGGTGCTGCTGCCCAGTTAGCCCCCGATCTGGGTAGCCTCGCCCAAAAGTATCTGACAACCGCAATTCCCTTCAATCTAGCTATAGAAGAAATTAGCGCTACGCCTGACATTTGGGGGCGTCCAGCGCAATTTGTCCGGGTGCGGTGGCTCGAACATTAACAAAAATTAAAAACTCTGTTACTCAGAGAGTCCTACTCCAGTAGTACCCTGAAGCTTAGTAACTTAAGGGAAAAAACACTTATGGTTCAACGTGGTTCAATCGTTCGGATTCTTCGCAAAGAATCTTTCTGGTTCCAGGACACTGGTACAGTAGCTTCTGTTGACCAGAGCGGCATCAAATACAACGTGATTGTCCGCTTCAAT is part of the Microcoleus sp. FACHB-831 genome and harbors:
- a CDS encoding DUF6391 domain-containing protein, whose amino-acid sequence is MTTAASASSQTDNFWSFDFTAPQPTQDSDILRQLNFIPGLKELLMLRQVHALEHATVWVLGDTSRPLNFRTTGNRTASDNDLLGGLSTDQGFYLYGQVNPIDLQRAVRIALNRITSGEWNLAVHPRCGTNLSVGMLVTAGLALSAHLILPRGPIEQIIGLGIAAGAAAQLAPDLGSLAQKYLTTAIPFNLAIEEISATPDIWGRPAQFVRVRWLEH
- a CDS encoding biopolymer transporter gives rise to the protein MVIALKPLTLRWMLDKGRDRRPLSILSITLLVGLAGCGDRGFLTPPPQILGASLNSLAADREPRFSYDGRYLVFSSNRQANRGIFLYDVTSHRLIDLPGLNQSGILQDQPDISADGRYIVYISEERGKPDVFVYDRQTQQSEIISGNILSEVRHPTISGNGRFVAFESNRSGQWDIEIYDRGSVEVSLPNGQSSPIKRPGKSQPSPASNSPVPPPPAKP